One part of the Eucalyptus grandis isolate ANBG69807.140 chromosome 10, ASM1654582v1, whole genome shotgun sequence genome encodes these proteins:
- the LOC104423108 gene encoding LOW QUALITY PROTEIN: mitochondrial arginine transporter BAC2 (The sequence of the model RefSeq protein was modified relative to this genomic sequence to represent the inferred CDS: inserted 1 base in 1 codon) yields MSESWAGNEQNIMDFWPEFLASNWGREFVAGGCGGVAGILSGYPLDTLRIRQQQSRAGSAFGILRSIIGNEGPGALYRGMGAPLATVTFQNAMAFQSYAILSRAFGESGSSQDPPSYQGVALGGIGTGALQSLMLTPIELVKIRLQLQDRACANSHELYNQHNGPMSVXKSIFQREGLRGMYRGLTITVLRDAPSHGVYFWTYEYMREKLHPGCRKDGQESFRTMITAGGLAGVASWICCYPLDVVKTRLQAQSHLSPMQYSGIVDCLRRSVKEEGYGVLWRGLGTAVVRAFFVNGAIFTAYELALRCFFNNKSSISIQQESAIWEN; encoded by the exons ATGTCTGAGAGTTGGGCTGGGAATGAGCAAAATATAATGGATTTCTGGCCGGAGTTTCTTGCGAGCAATTGGGGTAGAGAATTCGTGGCCGGTGGATGTGGCGGGGTCGCGGGTATTTTATCTGGCTATCCGCTTGATACTCTCCGGATTCGGCAGCAGCAGTCGAGGGCTGGCTCTGCCTTCGGCATCCTTCGCAGCATCATCGGCAATGAGGGGCCGGGTGCTCTTTATAGGGGCATGGGTGCACCCTTGGCTACTGTCACTTTTCAG AATGCCATGGCTTTTCAATCCTACGCTATCCTATCCCGCGCTTTTGGTGAGTCTGGGTCTTCCCAAGACCCTCCTTCCTACCAAGGAGTCGCTTTAGGAGGCATCGGCACCGGTGCCCTGCAAAGTCTGATGCTAACTCCCATTGAACTAGTTAAGATCCGCCTTCAGTTGCAGGACAGAGCCTGTGCTAATTCCCATGAGCTGTATAACCAACATAATGGACCGATGAGTG GCAAAAGCATATTTCAAAGAGAAGGATTAAGAGGTATGTACCGAGGCTTGACCATCACCGTACTTCGAGATGCGCCATCCCATGGGGTCTACTTCTGGACTTACGAATACATGAGAGAGAAGCTCCACCCTGGATGCAGAAAAGATGGTCAAGAGAGCTTTAGGACAATGATTACAGCGGGAGGCCTAGCAGGAGTCGCAAGTTGGATCTGTTGCTATCCCTTAGACGTTGTGAAGACAAGGCTGCAAGCTCAATCCCACCTCTCACCGATGCAATATAGTGGCATAGTCGATTGTCTGCGTAGAAGTGTGAAAGAGGAAGGATACGGCGTGCTCTGGCGAGGCCTAGGAACTGCTGTTGTCAGAGCTTTCTTTGTGAATGGTGCGATTTTCACTGCTTATGAACTCGCTCTCAGGTGCTTCTTTAATAACAAGAGTAGCATCAGCATCCAACAAGAGAGTGCAATCTGGGAAAACTAG
- the LOC104423109 gene encoding splicing factor, arginine/serine-rich 19: protein MASPSLNLFLASRPTIPSLAPPPPPLERAQPSGSACCRRSCVVRGSFPVAALRFPRGAAAAASVGGGNRRSRSQIVRMAPEEEKMTRRSPLDFPIEWERPKPGRRPDIFPQFSPMKTPLPPPLPADPPEEDEEEEEKKEEEEEDPEQEETEKPES from the exons ATGGCGTCGCCGTCGCTGAATCTCTTCCTGGCGTCGCGTCCGACGATTCCTTCTCtagccccgccgccgccgccgctggaGAGAGCTCAGCCTTCCGGCTCGGCTTGTTGTCGGCGGAGCTGTGTCGTCCGGGGCTCTTTCCCCGTGGCCGCCCTGAGGTTTCCCCgtggagcggcggcggcggcctcggTCGGCGGCGGTAACCGGCGGTCGCGGAGTCAGATTGTGAGGATGGCCCCGGAGGAAGAGAAGATGACTCGCCGCTCTCCTCTCGATTTTCCGATC GAATGGGAGAGACCAAAGCCAGGACGGAGACCAGATATATTCCCGCAGTTCAGCCCAATGAAAACACCATTACCACCTCCGTTGCCAGCAGATCCccctgaagaagatgaggaggaggaagagaagaaagaggaagaagaagaagacccagAACAGGAGGAAACAGAGAAACCAGAAAGTTAA